CGCCGTCATGGGCATCAACTTCCCCGTCGGTGTCCTCGTCTACTGGCTGACCACCAACCTGTGGACCATGGGTCAGCAGATGTACGTGATCAACCAGAACCCGACGCCGGGCAGCAAGGCCCAGGACCAGTACCTCACCCGCCTGCTGAAGCACGTCGGCTCCCACGGTGACGTCAAGGGGCGGAGCAAGAAGAAGATCGTCGCGGCGATCGTGGCCAAGGGCCCGGACCGCAACGACAACGAGCGCAAGTTCATCGCGGCCCTGACGAAGCAGGGTCTGGCCGCCCAGGCCGACGGCTCTGTGGTCAAGAGCGTCGAGGCCACGGCGGACGCGGACGCGGCGAGCGGTGGTGCGGCCAAGCGGCAGCAGCCCAAGCGGCAGTCGAAGTCCCAGCGTCACACGCCCAGCAAGCCCTCTCCCAAGAAGTAAGAAGGAGCCCCTCCCGTGACGGAAGGCACCACCACCGCTGCCGCCGAGGGTGGCGACACCCTGACCCGCCTTGAGCAGGAGGGCGAGATCGCGGCCGACTACCTCGAGGGTCTGCTGGACATCGCCGACCTGGACGGCGACATCGACATGGACGTCGAGGCCGATCGTGCCGCGGTGTCGATCGTCGGAGACTCGTCCGGCCGCGGTCTGGAGAAGCTCGTCGGTCGTGACGGCGAGGTCCTGGAAGCGCTGCAGGAACTGACCCGCCTCGCCGTCCACCGGGAGACCGGGGACCGCAGCCGGCTGATGCTGGACATCGGCGGGTTCCGGGCGAAGAAGCGCGAGGAGCTGGCCGCGCTGGGAGCCCAGGCGGCGGCGGACGTGAAGGCGTCCGGCGAGCCCCTGAAGCTGGCGCCCATGACGCCGTTCGAGCGGAAGGTCGTCCACGACGCCGTGGCGGCCGCTGGTCTGCGGAGCGAGTCCGAGGGCGAGGAGCCGCAGCGCTTCGTCGTAGTGCTTCCGGCCTGATCGGCAGCACGAGTGGTCGGCCCCGTCTGTGTCGCAGGCGGGGCCGATGTTTGTCAGCCTGGCATGTGAACGACGCAGCATCGTGAAGACGTGGTTCTTCAGAACCATGCGGTACGGAAGGACGGTCCCCGTGACGGAGGCAGCTGAGCTTCCCCCGGCGCCTGAAGAGGCGCGCGCGGTGTTCGGTGAGTTTTTCCCGGAAGCTGTGCGGTACGCGGAGCTGCTGGCGGACGCGGGAGTCAAGCGGGGCCTGATCGGGCCGCGCGAGGTGCCGCGGCTGTGGGAGCGGCATCTGCTGAACTGCGCTGTGCTGTCGGAAGTGGTGCCCCGGAACGTCACCGTGTGCGACGTGGGCTCGGGTGCCGGCCTGCCCGGCATCCCGCTCGCCCTGGTGCGCCGGGACCTCAAGATCACCCTGCTGGAACCCCTGCTCCGGCGGACGACCTTCCTCCAGGAAGTGGTGGAGCTGCTCGGCCTGGACCACGTCACGGTGGTGCGCGGGCGGGCCGAGGAGGTCCTCGGCAAGCTCCAGCCGGTGCATGTGGTGACGGCGCGCGCGGTCGCCCCGCTGGACCGGTTGGCGGGCTGGGGCGTGCCCCTGCTCCGTCCGTACGGGGAGATGCTGGCGCTCAAGGGGGACACGGCCGACGAGGAGCTGGTGGCGGCCAAGGCCGCGCTGACGAAGCTCGGCGTCGTGAAGACCTCGGTGCTCCAGGTGGGCGAGGGCGTCGTGGACCCGCTGTCCACGGTGGTCCGCGTCGAGGTCGGCGAGAGCCCCGGCGGGGTGAGGTTCGCGGCCAAGCGGGCCAAGGCGGCCCGGGTGGGACGCGTGCGCCGGCGGCGCTGATCACGGCGACGCGCGGGACCTGCGGGGAGATTTCGCCCGAGTTGGGACCTATGGGCAGGGATGCCGGAGTGTCGTGGAGGCCCGGAGACTCCGTCCGGGCATCGTGTTTCACGTGAAACGTCGCTCTCTGCTGCACGGAATCATCAGCCGCGGTCGTGCGGCCGCGTCCCCCCGCCACGCCAAGGACGCGAGGGGGACGGAGTTGTCCACAACGGTGGATTCATCCACAGGAGTACGGGCCCCGCTGGTTCGCGACCCCGGTGACATGGCAGGCTCTGTTCATCGCGAGCCTGATGCCGAGGAGAGTGACACCGTGCGGTCCGACGCCAACCTCGCGGGGCCGATGGCCGATCCGGTCCCCGGTCCCCGCTCTGAAGCGGCGGGCGAGGATGTTTCACGTGAAACATCGCCTCCGCCCCTGGTAGACAACGACACCCCCATCGGCCGGTCGGCCCAGCTGGCCGTGGAGGCACTGGGGCGCGCCGGTGAGGGTCTTCCGCGGCCGGACCAGACCCGGGTCATGGTGGTCGCCAACCAGAAGGGCGGGGTGGGCAAGACCACCACGACCGTCAACCTGGCGGCCTCGCTGGCCCTGCACGGGGCGCGGGTCCTGGTGATCGACCTCGACCCCCAGGGCAACGCCTCCACCGCACTGGGCATCGACCACCACGCGGACGTGCCGTCGATCTACGACGTGCTCGTCGACAGCCGGCCGCTGCTGGAGGTCGTCCAGCCGGTGGTGGACGTCGAGGGCCTGTTCTGCGCTCCCGCCACCATCGACCTGGCGGGCGCCGAGATCGAGCTGGTCTCGCTCGTCGCCCGTGAGAGCCGGCTCCAGCGGGCGATCCAGGCCTACGAGCAGCCGCTCGACTACATCCTGATCGACTGCCCGCCGTCCCTCGGGCTGCTGACCGTGAACGCCATGGTGGCGGGCGCGGAGGTGCTGATCCCCATCCAGTGCGAGTACTACGCGCTGGAGGGGCTGGGGCAGCTGCTGCGCAATGTCGACCTGGTGCGGGCCCACCTGAACCCGGCGCTGCACGTGTCGACGATCCTGCTGACCATGTACGACGGCCGGACCAGGCTGGCGTCGCAGGTGGCGGAGGAGGTGCGCAGCCACTTCGGCAAGGAGGTGCTGCGCACGAGCATCCCGCGATCGGTGCGCATTTCCGAGGCGCCGAGCTACGGCCAGACGGTCCTCACCTACGACCCCGGTTCCAGCGGTTCGCTCTCCTACCTGGAGGCGGCCCGGGAGATCGCGTATCGCGGGGTGGGCATGCAGTACGACGCCCGGCAGGCCCATCTGGGCGCGGGCACGAAGAGCACGCAGAGCGTGGCGGAGGGGATCATCCAATGAGTGAGCGACGTAGGGGTCTGGGGCGGGGGCTCGGTGCGCTGATTCCCGCGGCCCCGCAGGAGAAGACGCCGCCGGTGATCGGTGGCGGGTCGGCGTCCGCCTCGGCGGTGCCGGTGCTGACCTCGGAGCGGGGGGTGGCGGCGGCCAAGTTCGCGGCGCTGGCCCAGGCCGATGTTTCACGTGAAACATCGCGCGCCGAGGCCGCGCCGGCGAGCGAGCCGGAGCCGGCGGCGCCGGAGCCGCAGGGAGTGGCGGGGGCTACCTTCGCGGAGCTCGCGATGGACTCGATCACCCCGAACCCGCGGCAGCCCCGCGAGGTGTTCGACGAGGACGCCCTCGCCGAGCTCGTGACCTCCATCCAGGAGGTGGGCCTGCTCCAGCCGGTGGTCGTGCGCCAGGCGGCCCCCGGCCGCTACGAGCTGATCATGGGTGAGCGGCGCTGGCGGGCCTGCCGGGAAGCCGGGCTGGAGACCATTCCGGCGATCATCCGGGCGACGGACGACGAGAAGCTTCTGCTGGACGCGCTGCTGGAGAACCTGCACCGGGCGCAGCTCAACCCGCTGGAGGAGGCCGCGGCCTACGACCAGCTGCTCCAGGACTTCAACTGCACGCACGACCAGCTGGCGGACCGGATCGGGCGTTCGCGGCCGCAGGTGTCCAACACGCTGCGGCTGCTGAAGCTGTCGCCGTCGGTCCAGCGCCGGGTGGCGGCGGGCGTGCTGTCGGCGGGGCACGCCCGTGCGCTGCTGTCGGTGGACGACTCCGAGGAGCAGGACCGGCTGGCGCACCGGATCGTGGCCGAGGGGCTCTCCGTGCGGGCGGTCGAGGAGATCGTGACGCTGATGGCCTCGGATCCGTCGAGCCCGGTGAAGCCCAAGGGTCCGCGGGCCGGTGCCCGGGTGGCTCCGGCGCTCAACGAGCTGGCGACGCGCCTGTCGGACCGGTTCGATACGCGGGTGAAGGTGGATCTGGGCCAGAAGAAGGGCAAGATCACCGTCGAGTTCGCGTCGATGGAGGACCTGGAGCGGATCCTGGGAACGCTGGCCCCGGGCGAGGGCCGCGTGCTGGAACAGGGTCCGTCCGGGGAGTGAGCGCGGGCGGGTGACCGCGGCCCGTGAGGGGCGGCCCGTGTCGGGGAACCGGCAGGGGCCGCCCCCTTTGCCGTGGCCGCTCGGGCCCTGTGTGCTGTCGGATGGAGAGGTCCGGTGGATACGATGCGGTCATGGGTCGTCGGCTGGTACCGCTCACGCTGGACAACCTCCGTGACCTTCCCCGGCGTTGCCGGTCCTGCGTGTTCTGGGAACTCGATCCGGTCAGCGGTGAGGCGTCCGTGAACGCCGGTACCGCGGAGCAGGAGAAGGAGGCGTGGATCTCGGCCGTCCTCCTGGAGTGGGGATCGTGCGGCCGCGTGGTCTACGTGGACGAGGTGCCGGTGGGCTTCGTCCTGTACGCGCCGCCCGCGTACGTACCGCGGGCCACCGCATTCCCGACGAGCCCCGTCTCCCCCGACGCCGTGCAGCTGATCACGTCCTGGATCATGCCGGGGTACCAGGGTCAGGGCCTGGGCCGGGTGATGGTCCAGACGGTGGCGAAGGACCTGCTGCGGCGCGGGTTCCGGGCGATCGAGGCCTTCGGGGACGCCCGGTGGGAGGGACCGGCCTGTCTGCTGCCGGCGGACCACCTGCTCGCGGTGGGCTTCAAGACGGTACGGCCGCATCCGGTGCATCCGCGGCTGCGGCTGGAGCTGCGCTCGACGCTGTCGTGGAAGGAAGACGTGGAACTGGCGCTGGACCGCCTGCTGGGCGGGGCGCGCAAGGAGCCGGCCCTCAGGCCGCTGTGACCCGGACGTGCGAAACGGGGCCGCCCTTTCGGGAGCGGCCCCGTTTCACGTGAAACATCGTCGCCGTCAGACGGCCTTGACCTGGACGAAGTCGGCGAGGTCACGCAGGATGGCGGCCTTCGGCTTGGCACCGACGATGGTCTTGGCGACCTCGCCGCCCTGGTAGACGTTCAGGGTCGGGATGGACATGACGCCGTACTTGGCGGCCGTCGCCGGGTTCTCGTCGATGTTCAGCTTGACGATCTCGATCTGGTCGCCGTACTCGGCGGCGATGGCCTCGAGGGACGGCGCGATCTGACGGCACGGTCCGCACCAGGCGGCCCAGAAGTCCACCAGGACGGGCTTGTCGCTGTTGAGGACCTCGGCGTCGAAATCGGCGTCGGTCACGTTCTTCAGGGTGCCGGCCACAACGGCCTCCTTCTCCTGCGGGGTGTGGGGTGTGCGGGGTGGTGTGGGGGTCAGACCGACGCGTGGGCCTTCTCGGCGTCCGCGAGTGCCGCGAGGAAGCGCTCGGCGTCGAGAGCGGCGGAGCAACCGGTGCCCGCGGCGGTGATGGCCTGACGGTAGGTGTGGTCCACGACGTCGCCGGCGCCGAACACGCCGGTCACGTTGGTCCGGGTGGAGGGCGCCTCGACCTTGAGGTAGCCCTCGTCGTCGAGGTCCAGCTGGTCCTTGAAGAGCTCGGTGCGCGGGTCGTGGCCGACGGCGATGAACAGGCCGGTCACCGGCAGCTCGGAGGTCTCGCCGGTCTTGGTGTTGCGCAGGGTCAGACCGGAGAGCTTCTGCTCGCCGTGGATCTCGGCGACCTCGCTGTCCCAGGCGAACGTGATCTTCGGGTCGGCGAAGGCGCGGTCCTGCATGGCCTTCGAGGCGCGCAGGCTGTCGCGGCGGTGGACGATCGTGACGGACTTGGCGAACCGGGAGAGGAAGGTGGCCTCCTCGATCGCGGTGTCGCCGCCGCCGACGACGGCGATGTCGTGGTCCTTGAAGAAGAACCCGTCACAGGTGGCGCACCAGGAGACGCCGCGACCCGAGAGGGCGTCCTCGTTGGGCAGGCCCAGCTTGCGGTGCTGGGAGCCGGTGGTGACGATGACGGCCTTGGCGCGGTGCACGGTGCCGGCGGTGTCGGTGACGGTCTTGATCTCACCCGTGAGATCCACGGAGACGATGTCGTCCGGGACCAGCTCGGCACCGAAGCGCTCCGCCTGGCCGCGCATGTTGTCCATGAGGTCCGGTCCCATGATCCCGTCGCGGAAGCCGGGGAAGTTCTCCACCTCGGTGGTGTTCATCAGGGCGCCACCGGCGGTGACCGCACCCTCGAAGACCAGGGGCTTGAGCGAAGCGCGTGCGGTGTACAGGGCGGCGGTGTAACCGGCCGGCCCGGAGCCGATGATGATCACGTTTCGAACGTCGCTCACGGGTTTCTTCCTCGTCTCTGCGGACTGCCTGTTGCCTACCGGGGGCCGGTGCGGACTCTCACCCCACCCAACCGATCCTACGGCTCATGCATTCCCGGTCCGTTCGCCGTGCGGGGCCACCGGTTCAGCTTCGCGGATAGGTCTGCGTGAGCAGTACTCTTCCCGGCTCGGCGGAGGCGACCGACGCGCAGGCCGTGTCGACCAGGTACGCGTCCACCCGGGCGCCGTCGCCCGGGTGCGGGAGGACCAGGAGGTAGACCGGCGCGCCCTGGTAGCTCCCGGGCGCCGCGGCGAGAGGGGCCTCGGAGCGTCCGGTGCCCTGGCGCACGCACGCCGGGACGGGTACGGCGCGGCGGTCGTCGCCCGGGGCCAGGCCCGGGCCGGGCGTGGTGTTCTCGGTGCCGAAGGTGTTGTTCTCCTGCTCCCCCGGCGCCGTCCGCTCCCCCGGTACCGTCTGGGCGCCCGGACCGGAGGCCAGCAGCTGCCGGACGCTGTCCCGCAGACCCTGGGCGGTGTAGCCGCCGTCCTCGGAGGGGGCCTGGGCCGCGGGGCTGGACGCGTCCTTGCGGGCGGCCGCGTCGTGGGCCGGCTGACCGGAGAGGTCGGTGAACAGGAAGACCCCGAGGGCGCAGGCACCGGCCGCGACGAGGCCGGTGAGGACGGCGATCCGGCGCCGGGCGCGACGGCGGCCGGGACCGGTTGGGCCGGCCGGGTGACCCGAGGGCCGCCGGACGGCGGTCGCGCCGGCCGGGACGGTCGATGTTTCACGTGAAACATCGGCGTTCCCCACCGGGGTACGGGGCTCGGCCGCAGAGCCGGAGCGGGGTCGGGTGGCGTCGAGCAGGGCCTCGGCGGCGAGGGCCGCGTCGATGCGTCCGGCGACGTCGGCGGGCATCCGGACCGCGCCCTGGGGGGTGCCGAGCAGGGCGCGGATCTCTTCCAGGGAGGCGCGGACGTCCGCGCACAGGGCGCACGTGTCGAGGTGGTGGCGGACCTCCGCCGCACGGGAGGGGGACAGGAGGCCTTCGGTCAGGTCGGAGATCTCCGAGACGTCCGGGTGCCGGATCGTGCCGGTGGTGGGGCTCACGGTCGTCCACCTCCGCCCTTCACAGTGTCTGCGTCTGGATGCCTGGGTTCTGCCGCTGGTGGGACGGACGGGCCCGGCGTCCGGTTCCTTCCCCGCTCCGCGCCGCCGTTATCCCCGGCCCCGGTGCGCAGATGAGTGAGGAGCGGCAGGAGTTTGGCCCGGCCCCGGGCGCAGCGGCTCTTCACGGTGCCGGTGGGGACGTCGAGGATCCGGGCGGCCTCGGCCACCGGGTACGCCTCCATGTCGACGAGGACGAGTGCGGCCCGCTGGTCGGCCGGGAGGGTGCGCAGGGCGGCCAGGAGCTGGCGGTGCAGGTCCTCCCGCTGGGCCGGGGCCTCGGCCGACTCGTGGGGTTCCAGGAGCCGTTCCAGACGGTCCGTGTCGTCGAGGGGGGAGGTCTTGCGGGAGGCGGCCTTGCGGGCGCGGTCGAGGCAGGCGTTGACGGTGATCCGGTGCAGCCAGGTGGTGACGGCCGACTCCCCGCGGAAGGTGTGTGCGGCCCGGTAGGCGGAGACGAGGGCGTCCTGCACGGCGTCGGCCGCCTCCTCCCTGTCCCCCAGGGTCCGCAGGGCCACGGCCCACAGCCGGTCCCGGTGGCGCCGGACCAGCTCGCCGAAGGCGTCGGGGTCCCCACCGGTGTGGAGGGCGAGCAGATCCCCGTCGCTCTCGTCGCCGGTCCTCGCGTCGTGCATCACACCTCGCCTCCCGGAGGGAGATTACGGCCTGGGCAGGCGAAACACGAGGGTCCGCCGTACCGGTGGTGCGCCGGTGCCCGCCCGTCCGCGCCGGTCAGGAGCCCTGGCCGCGGATCTGGATCTCGTTGATGCCGCCCCGGTACCCGCCCTCGCCGTCGGACGGCAGGTCGATGATGTGGACCAGGACGTACCGGGTGCGGACCGGTTGGTCGAGGGTGGCGCTGAAGTCCTTCTTCGCGGTGTCCGCCTTGGTCAGCCGCTGCGAGAACTCGGAGAGGAGGTCGGGGCCGGACGCGCCCGCGGGCGCGGCCAGGACCTGGAGCTTCTGCCCTGCCGCGGAGAGCTTCAGGTCGATGCCGGTCACGTTCTGCTCGCTGCCGAGGTCGACGATGATGCCGCTGCCGTCCTTGCGGCCGGGGAGGTTGCCGAAGTTGGAGTGGCCGAAGTACTGCGGCGTCACCCACCCCGAGCCCGCGCTGCCGTCGATGGCACGGGGGGCGTCCTCGGGCTTCACCTGGTCTTCCCCGCCTATGGCGATGACCGAGGCGTGGGCCGGCTTCAGGGGCTTGCCGGCCTCGGGCGGCTTGGGGTTGTCGTCCCCGCCCGGCTGCGGCGTCTGACCGGTGTCGCTGCTGCTGCCCTGGTTGGTCCGGCCCAGCAGGGTGTCGGCCAGCTGCCAGCTGCCCAGGCCCAGAGCGGCGATCAGAAGGGCGGCGACGCCCCACTTGAGGACCTTGCCCGTCCGGCTCTGCAGCGGCGGCGGCGGTACCACGGTCACCGGCTGGGTGGTCGGCATGCCGGCCGGCGCGGGCCGGCCGTAGCTGCCCTGCTGGTACGTCGTGTGCTGGTACTCCGGCGGGGCCGTGAAAGCGGGCTCCGGCGGCCGGATGCGGGGCATCGCGGCCACGGTCTTGGCCAGCTCCTCCGGGGTGGTGAAGGCCGGCTCCTGGCGGGAGGCGGTGGCCCCGTCGTTGGCGAGGGCCCGCATGGCGAGCTCGCCCAGCCCGCGGTGGACCCCGGCGCGCACCTGGTCGGGGGCGATCAGGCCGACCCCCTTGGGCAGCCCGGTGAGGCCGTAGGCGTCGTTCTCGTACGGCCAGCGCTGGGTGAGGGCGGCGTACAGGAGGGCGCCGACGGCCTCGGTGTCGGCCCGCTGGGGAGTTTCGCTGGTGATGCCGCGCAGTGCCGCGTTCACGGCGAGGCCGCGGATGCGGTACTGGCCCGACGACGTGCGCAGTATCGCGCTGGGGGTCAGCCGCAGGTGGGCGAGGCCCTCGCGGTGTGCGGCGGCCATGGCCTGGGAGATCTGGCTGACGAGCTGGTACGCCTCGTGGGCCTCCAGCGGGCCGGCGGCGAGCAGCGCGGTGAGCTCGGTCGCGTCGGGCAGCCATTCGTGGACGACGTAGACGAGGTCGTTCTCCTCCACGGCGTCGAGCACCTGGACGAACCGGGGATCGCCCAGGAGGGCCGAGGAGCGGGCCGCGGCCAGGACGGAGCGGGCCCGCGGGTGGTCGGCGGGCAGCAGGTGGACGCCCACGGCCCGGCGCAGCTTCTCGTCCATCGCGCGCCAGCTGCTGAATCCGTCCACACGGGTGACGCACTCCTCCAGGCGGTAGCGCCTGGCGAGCTTGTGGCCGCTGTGGAGTTCGGGGGCGGCCGCGGGGGCCGCGCCGATCCGTTCGCCGTCCTTTTCTGGCATGGGTCCGTCCGCGGCTCGTCCGTCCTGGATGTCCGCCCCGTCGGCCGTGGCCTTGACCGCGTCTGCGGCCAGCGGCTCGTCGCCGCTGTTGTCGGCCACGTCGACGGCGGCCGTGCTGCGTTCCGCCACCGTCGGTCCCGCCTCCCCATCCGTTGCGCGCTTCGGGTCAGTCTGCGAAGCCATGCCAATTGTGCCCACAGTCCGACGCTATGCACGACACACGATGGGGTCCAACGGTTGTGCGCATCAGCGCCCCAGACGTCCGCGCACCATTCCCACCATCGCGTTGAGTTCATCGATCCGCATCCGCTTGGCGGCGATGAGGAACACCGCCGCCAAGGCGATCGCGCCGGCCACGAGGGCGGCCGCGGAGCCGCCGACGCCGCCGCCGAGCCACTGGGTGACGCCGTAGGCCGACGCACCCGCCACCGCGGCCGCGGGGACGCACGCGCCGGTCAGGCGGGCGTAGGTGCGCATCACGTGCGCTCCGTCGAGGTCGCCGCCGAGCCGGGTCTTCAGACGGCGCCAGGCGACGCCCACGCCGACCGCGTAGCCCAGCCCGTAGGCGGCGGCCATGCCGACGACGGCCCACCGGGCGGGGAGCAGGAAGAACGAGGCCGCGGAGCCGGCGGCGTTGACCGCGGCGACGATGACCGTGTTGTAGAAGGGCGTCCGGGTGTCCTCGTAGGCGTAGAAGCCGCGCAGGACGACGTACTGGACGGAGTAGGGGATCAGGCCGAGGCCGAAGGCCATCAGGACGTACCCGATGTTCTGGGCGCCGGCGCCGGAGCCCGCGTAGAGCAGGGTGGCCATGGGGACGCCGAGGGCGAGGAACGCGAAGGCGCACGGGACGATCGCCACGGCCGAAGTGCGCAGCCCGTAGGAGATGTCGTCGCGCACGGCGGCCGCGTCCCCGTCGTGGGCCGAGCGGGAGATGCGCGGCAGGACGGCGGTCATGACGGAGACGGTGATGATCGCCTGCGGCATCTGCCACAGCAGCAGTGCGTAGTTGTAGGCGGTGATGCCGGTTCCGGGGTGGCCCTGCTTCTCGGCGACGGACCCGGCCCAGGTGGCGAGCTGGGTGACGACGACGAGGCCGATCTGGTTGGCGAGGACGAAGAAGAACGTCCACTTGGCCAGCCGGGCGGCCTTCCCGAGGCCGTGGCCCTTCCAGTCGAAGCGCAGCCGGGGGGTGAACCCGGCGTCGCGCAGGTACGGCAGCATCGCGAGGGCCTGGACCGTGAGCCCGAGCAGGGTGCCCAGGCCCAGCAGGCGGACGCCCTCGGGGGTGACGGTGGAGGCGTTGACGCCGGAGGTGGTGAAGCCGCCGAACGCGAAGATGAAGGCGCCGAAGGTGGCGATGACCACGATGTTGTTGAGGACGGGGGTCCACATCATGGCGCCGAACCGGCCGCGGGCGTTGAGGATCTGACCGAGCACCACGTGCACGCCCATGAAGAACATGGTGGGCAGGCAGTAGCGGGCGAAGGCGACCGCGACGTCCATCTGCTGCGGGTCGGAGGCGATCTTCGGCGACATCATCGTGATGAACACCGGTGCGGCCAGCACGCAGATGGTGGTGATGCCCGCGAGGAGCACCACGACGAGGGTCAGCAGCCGGTTCGCGTACGCCTGTCCGCCGTCGCTGTCGTTCTTCATGGCCCGCACCAGCTGCGGGATGAAGACGGCGTTGAGCGCGCCGCCGCCGACCAGCACGTAGATCATCGTGGGCAGCGTGTTGGCGATCTGGTACGTGTCGTTGAAGGTGCCGACGCCGATGGCGCCGGCGATGACCAGGGTCCGCAGGAAGCCGGTGATGCGGGAGACGATCGTGCCGGCGGCCATCAGCGCGCTGGACTTCAGCAGGCCGGCGGCGCGCCCGGCGGGCTTGGCGGGGGCCGGGGCGGCCACGGGCGCGTCCTCGGCCGGGGTGCGGGGCGCCGCCTCCTGGTCCCGGTAGAGGTGCGCGAAGGCGTCCGGTGCGGGCTGCTGGTCCACGGCGTTCGTCACCAGGGAGTCGACGCCGACGAACTGGGTGGTGGTGGCGTGGTCGCCGTACGGCAGGTGGCGCGAGGGGCCGTCCGGCTCCGGCGGCGGGGTCTGGGCCCACACGCGCGGATCGGGGGCGTAGGAGGGCGCGGACGGCGCAGCGTAGAGCGGGCCCGGCTCCTGGAAGGTGCCGGGCGGCGGAGGCGGGTGCGAGGCCCTGTCGTAGAGGACCTCGGTGACGGGGTCCTGGGCGGACAGGTCCTGTGACCGGTACGGGTCGTAGTCGTACGCATCCTGGACATACGGGTCGTGATCCGGCGCGGGCGCGGGCGCGGGAACCTGCCCGGGCACCGGGGTGCCCGGAGCAGCGCCCTGGCCGGGCGCCGGCCCACCAGTGCCCTGCGC
Above is a window of Streptomyces subrutilus DNA encoding:
- the murJ gene encoding murein biosynthesis integral membrane protein MurJ, with translation MNAPYDGDRAQGTGGPAPGQGAAPGTPVPGQVPAPAPAPDHDPYVQDAYDYDPYRSQDLSAQDPVTEVLYDRASHPPPPPGTFQEPGPLYAAPSAPSYAPDPRVWAQTPPPEPDGPSRHLPYGDHATTTQFVGVDSLVTNAVDQQPAPDAFAHLYRDQEAAPRTPAEDAPVAAPAPAKPAGRAAGLLKSSALMAAGTIVSRITGFLRTLVIAGAIGVGTFNDTYQIANTLPTMIYVLVGGGALNAVFIPQLVRAMKNDSDGGQAYANRLLTLVVVLLAGITTICVLAAPVFITMMSPKIASDPQQMDVAVAFARYCLPTMFFMGVHVVLGQILNARGRFGAMMWTPVLNNIVVIATFGAFIFAFGGFTTSGVNASTVTPEGVRLLGLGTLLGLTVQALAMLPYLRDAGFTPRLRFDWKGHGLGKAARLAKWTFFFVLANQIGLVVVTQLATWAGSVAEKQGHPGTGITAYNYALLLWQMPQAIITVSVMTAVLPRISRSAHDGDAAAVRDDISYGLRTSAVAIVPCAFAFLALGVPMATLLYAGSGAGAQNIGYVLMAFGLGLIPYSVQYVVLRGFYAYEDTRTPFYNTVIVAAVNAAGSAASFFLLPARWAVVGMAAAYGLGYAVGVGVAWRRLKTRLGGDLDGAHVMRTYARLTGACVPAAAVAGASAYGVTQWLGGGVGGSAAALVAGAIALAAVFLIAAKRMRIDELNAMVGMVRGRLGR